A window from Candidatus Tectomicrobia bacterium encodes these proteins:
- a CDS encoding dienelactone hydrolase family protein, with product MSRLGPALALAALLLMEAAPARAADWREEARVAWERAYVMLPVARDRLIGGRMGDALVREELAALAPGRRLPAVLYIHGCSGLVPGNFDYMNLLAEAGHAVIAPDSFARPGRPKTCDPRRHRGIPGAPFARVAAMRQEEIAYSQERLRDLAWVDHERVFLMGHSQGGGAAAAYPNGGFRGVIVSGSTCQYGMNAPEGTPVLALYSGNDPWRGRRSPRGCADWGRVYHRPIEFHLFTGDAHNLAGDARARSLILDFLKRRSAPR from the coding sequence GTGAGCCGGCTCGGGCCGGCGCTCGCGCTGGCCGCCCTGCTTCTGATGGAAGCCGCGCCGGCGCGGGCGGCGGACTGGCGGGAGGAGGCGCGGGTCGCCTGGGAGCGCGCCTACGTCATGCTCCCCGTGGCGAGGGACCGCCTCATCGGGGGCCGGATGGGCGACGCCCTCGTCCGCGAGGAGCTGGCCGCGCTGGCCCCGGGGAGGAGGCTCCCCGCCGTCCTCTACATCCACGGCTGCTCGGGCCTCGTGCCCGGCAATTTCGATTACATGAACTTGCTGGCGGAGGCCGGCCACGCCGTCATCGCCCCGGACAGCTTCGCGCGGCCCGGCCGCCCCAAGACGTGCGACCCCCGGCGCCACCGGGGCATCCCGGGGGCCCCCTTCGCCCGGGTGGCCGCCATGCGGCAGGAGGAAATCGCCTACTCCCAGGAGCGCCTCCGGGACCTGGCCTGGGTGGATCACGAGCGGGTCTTCCTCATGGGCCACAGCCAGGGCGGAGGCGCCGCCGCGGCCTACCCCAACGGGGGCTTCCGCGGGGTGATCGTAAGCGGCTCGACCTGCCAGTACGGGATGAACGCGCCCGAGGGGACGCCGGTGCTGGCCCTCTACTCCGGGAACGACCCCTGGCGCGGGAGGCGTTCCCCCCGGGGGTGCGCGGACTGGGGACGGGTCTACCACCGGCCCATCGAATTTCATCTCTTCACGGGTGACGCCCACAACCTGGCCGGAGACGCCCGGGCGCGGTCGCTCATTCTCGATTTCCTCAAGCGGCGCTCGGCCCCCCGCTGA
- a CDS encoding alpha/beta fold hydrolase, with protein MRRKAGRRMRPAAALALAVLILGGGAWAEELHIHYPWREAVVVVPAPEGFILGRMNEKLVLDRLSRLPAGKKFPAVLYLHGCSGVAPENFDYIHLLAGEGYAVVAPDSFARPDRPETCDPKRYAGVLGAPQAEVNRMRREEIQESLEHLRRLPWVDQRNIFLMGHSQGGGAASSYSGGGFRGVILSGSLCPSGLNAPAGTPVLALYSKRDPWLQGRDPRSCEARGKERGLPIEFHLFPGNFHNQAKNPQARELILDFLRRHTEPSARMTGSVR; from the coding sequence ATGAGGAGAAAGGCGGGGAGGCGGATGCGCCCGGCGGCGGCCTTGGCACTGGCTGTCCTTATCCTCGGGGGAGGGGCGTGGGCGGAGGAACTTCACATCCACTATCCCTGGCGGGAGGCGGTCGTGGTGGTCCCCGCCCCGGAGGGGTTCATCCTGGGCCGCATGAACGAGAAGCTCGTCCTCGACCGCCTGTCGCGCCTGCCCGCCGGCAAGAAGTTCCCCGCCGTCCTTTACCTCCACGGCTGTTCCGGGGTGGCGCCCGAGAATTTCGACTACATCCACCTCCTGGCGGGGGAGGGCTACGCCGTCGTCGCCCCCGACAGCTTCGCCCGCCCGGACCGTCCCGAAACCTGCGACCCCAAGCGCTACGCGGGCGTCCTCGGAGCCCCGCAGGCGGAAGTGAACCGGATGCGGCGGGAGGAGATCCAGGAATCTCTCGAGCACCTGCGGAGGCTGCCGTGGGTGGACCAGCGCAATATCTTCCTCATGGGGCACAGTCAGGGGGGCGGCGCGGCCTCAAGCTATTCCGGCGGGGGCTTCCGGGGGGTGATCCTGAGCGGCTCGCTCTGCCCCTCCGGGCTGAACGCGCCCGCCGGGACGCCCGTCCTCGCGCTCTATTCCAAACGCGACCCCTGGCTCCAGGGCCGCGACCCGCGGAGCTGCGAGGCGCGCGGGAAGGAGCGGGGGCTCCCGATCGAGTTCCATCTCTTTCCCGGCAACTTCCACAACCAGGCCAAGAATCCCCAGGCCCGCGAGCTCATCCTCGATTTCCTGAGGCGCCACACCGAGCCCTCCGCCCGCATGACGGGCAGCGTCCGGTGA
- a CDS encoding creatininase family protein → MDKARTLMEMTSPEAGRILAETKLAILPLGSVEQHGSHLPLGTDYYAAEAFARRVAALTGGLLADFCPYGVTPLHMGFPGTVTLRPETLIALVLDVVGSLHRHGARRFVYLNWHERNAPAVEIAAERAQNEFEGAAVLIVNAHFVAKDLYGQKVGLTHGGELEVLPVLADRPGLVHLEKATDASPMERGARSDRFRRDPAVYFVPKDVRDMYHTGWYGVIEDTSPARVQEVMDGVSRAAAERIRAFFGM, encoded by the coding sequence ATGGACAAGGCCCGCACCCTGATGGAGATGACCAGCCCCGAGGCGGGGCGCATCCTGGCCGAGACGAAGCTCGCCATCCTCCCCCTCGGGAGCGTGGAGCAGCACGGGAGCCACCTTCCCCTCGGCACGGACTACTACGCCGCCGAGGCCTTCGCCCGCCGGGTGGCGGCGCTCACCGGGGGCCTCCTCGCCGACTTCTGCCCCTACGGCGTCACGCCCCTCCACATGGGCTTCCCGGGCACGGTGACGCTGCGCCCGGAAACCCTCATCGCCCTCGTCCTGGACGTGGTGGGGAGCCTCCACCGGCACGGGGCGCGGCGCTTCGTCTACCTCAACTGGCACGAGCGCAACGCCCCCGCCGTCGAGATCGCCGCCGAGCGCGCCCAGAACGAGTTCGAGGGCGCGGCCGTCCTCATCGTGAACGCGCACTTCGTCGCCAAGGACCTCTACGGCCAGAAGGTGGGGCTCACCCACGGCGGGGAGCTGGAGGTGCTCCCCGTCCTGGCCGACCGGCCAGGGCTCGTCCACCTGGAGAAGGCCACCGACGCCTCCCCCATGGAGCGGGGCGCCCGGAGCGACCGCTTCCGCCGCGACCCGGCCGTCTACTTCGTGCCCAAGGACGTGCGCGACATGTACCACACAGGCTGGTACGGAGTGATCGAGGACACCTCCCCCGCCCGCGTCCAGGAGGTGATGGATGGCGTCTCCCGCGCCGCGGCCGAGCGAATCCGGGCCTTTTTCGGGATGTAA
- a CDS encoding amidase — protein MTDDLCYAPVHELAGRIAKKELSPLDVVEANLKRIEEVNPKVLGFIHVTGDQARKEAKRAGEEIAAGRRKSPLHGIPFGVKDIIDTAGVRTTMGSAFFMDRVPEADAFSVAGLKRAGAILLGKCHTQEFASGPLSHNPHLGTARNPWDLSRITGGSSTGSAASVASGMAPAALGTDTGSSIRGPATHCGIVGLKPTHGRVSLSGVCPNALSYDHVGPLARTVRDAALVLQAIAGYDPADPYSRDVPVPDFSADLDKGVKGMRLALCPDLCENAEVDAEIQLAFDRAVGVLRELGARVETLPFSEAKKIRPVNEAIMSHEFIEFHRPLYAKDPSKYGDFTRKRIEDRIGKGDPDAFIRAQRQRELLRRAVLALFERADILLTPGLPCIAPSIDTLKSKVNGKEIDYSLSVTQPFLTHQNMTGFPALVVPTGLSAEGLPMSIQFIGPPWEEGRVLRAGQAYEEATPELRNRRPPV, from the coding sequence ATGACCGACGATCTCTGCTACGCCCCCGTCCACGAGCTCGCGGGCCGCATCGCGAAGAAGGAGCTCTCGCCCCTCGACGTGGTGGAGGCCAATCTCAAGCGCATCGAGGAGGTGAACCCCAAGGTGCTGGGCTTCATCCACGTGACGGGGGACCAGGCGCGGAAGGAGGCGAAAAGAGCGGGCGAGGAGATCGCGGCCGGGCGCCGGAAGAGCCCCCTGCACGGCATCCCCTTCGGAGTGAAGGACATCATCGACACGGCCGGGGTGCGCACCACCATGGGCTCGGCCTTCTTCATGGACCGGGTGCCGGAGGCGGACGCCTTCTCGGTGGCGGGGCTGAAAAGAGCGGGGGCCATCCTCCTCGGCAAGTGCCACACCCAGGAGTTCGCCTCGGGGCCCCTGAGCCACAACCCCCACCTGGGCACCGCCCGGAACCCCTGGGACCTCTCCCGCATCACGGGTGGCTCGAGCACGGGCTCGGCCGCCTCGGTGGCCTCGGGCATGGCGCCCGCCGCCCTGGGGACGGACACCGGGAGCTCCATCCGGGGCCCGGCCACCCACTGCGGCATCGTGGGGCTCAAGCCCACCCACGGGCGGGTGAGCCTCTCGGGGGTGTGCCCCAACGCCCTGAGCTACGACCACGTGGGGCCGCTCGCCCGCACCGTGCGGGACGCCGCCCTCGTGCTCCAGGCCATCGCCGGCTACGACCCGGCCGACCCCTACAGCCGGGACGTGCCGGTGCCGGACTTCTCGGCCGACCTGGACAAGGGCGTGAAGGGCATGCGGCTCGCGCTCTGCCCGGACCTCTGCGAGAACGCCGAGGTGGACGCCGAGATCCAGCTCGCCTTCGACCGCGCGGTGGGGGTGCTGCGGGAGCTCGGGGCCAGGGTGGAGACGCTCCCCTTCTCCGAGGCCAAGAAGATCCGGCCCGTGAACGAGGCCATCATGTCCCACGAGTTCATCGAGTTCCACCGCCCGCTCTACGCCAAGGACCCCTCCAAGTACGGCGACTTCACCCGCAAGCGCATCGAGGACCGAATCGGGAAGGGCGATCCCGACGCCTTCATCCGCGCCCAGCGCCAGCGGGAGCTCCTGCGCCGGGCCGTGCTCGCGCTCTTCGAGAGGGCGGACATCCTCCTCACCCCGGGGCTGCCCTGCATCGCCCCCTCCATCGACACCCTGAAGAGCAAGGTGAACGGCAAGGAGATCGACTACTCCCTCAGCGTCACCCAGCCCTTCCTCACCCACCAGAACATGACGGGCTTCCCGGCCCTGGTGGTTCCCACAGGGCTCTCGGCCGAGGGGCTGCCCATGTCCATCCAGTTCATCGGCCCCCCCTGGGAGGAGGGGCGGGTTCTCCGGGCGGGCCAGGCCTATGAGGAGGCCACCCCCGAGCTGCGGAACCGCCGCCCGCCGGTCTGA
- a CDS encoding CPXCG motif-containing cysteine-rich protein produces the protein MRLHPLSYACPWCGAPNRALADPSGGGRQEMVEDCRVCCRPVGLTLRRAGEEEWEVQARREE, from the coding sequence ATGCGCCTTCACCCCCTCTCCTACGCCTGCCCCTGGTGCGGGGCGCCCAACCGCGCCCTGGCCGATCCGAGCGGCGGGGGCCGCCAGGAGATGGTCGAGGACTGCCGCGTCTGCTGCCGGCCCGTCGGCCTGACCCTGCGGCGGGCCGGGGAGGAGGAGTGGGAGGTCCAGGCCCGGCGGGAGGAGTAG
- a CDS encoding aminotransferase class III-fold pyridoxal phosphate-dependent enzyme codes for MNPATAWAEREVEILREQDAAHVWHPLLNHSTLAKNPLSVMVTAQGCTVTDASGKTYIDAMAGLWCVNVGYGRKEVAEAAYRQLLELPYYPLTQINAPAARLAAKLADILPGGVTRVWFSNSGSEAVDTALKIARAWGRLNGGSRYKIIARYQGYHGATLGGASLTGQTHRRRQFEPLLPGVLHVQAPYFYRSGAKTEEELAERCAEELDAVIRYQGPETVAAFIAEPVIGGGGVIPPPGDYLKLMREVCSLHGVLMICDEVITGFGRTGQMFASDLYGVKPDIMTLAKGLSSAYLPIGATAVTEEIFQALNAEGESGFLQINTYGGHPASCAAALKNLEILIGEDLPANARKVGARLGAALNRLGDLPSVGDVRGVGLIWGVELVEEDGAPLNNDAVGRILRYAREDGVILSKNAGVANGPSNTLTISPPLVITEREADRVAEVLEGALRRHLAET; via the coding sequence ATGAACCCCGCAACTGCATGGGCCGAGCGGGAGGTGGAAATCCTCCGCGAGCAGGACGCCGCCCATGTCTGGCACCCCCTACTCAACCACAGCACCCTGGCGAAGAACCCCCTGAGCGTCATGGTCACGGCCCAGGGATGCACCGTCACCGACGCCTCCGGGAAGACCTACATCGACGCCATGGCGGGGCTCTGGTGCGTGAACGTCGGCTACGGCCGCAAGGAGGTGGCCGAGGCCGCCTACCGGCAGCTCCTGGAGCTCCCTTACTACCCCCTCACCCAGATCAACGCCCCCGCCGCCCGCCTCGCCGCCAAGCTGGCGGATATCCTTCCGGGGGGGGTGACCCGCGTCTGGTTCTCGAACAGCGGCTCCGAGGCGGTGGACACCGCCCTCAAGATCGCCCGCGCCTGGGGCCGGCTGAACGGGGGCAGCCGCTACAAGATCATCGCCCGCTACCAGGGCTACCACGGCGCCACCCTGGGCGGGGCGAGCCTCACGGGGCAGACCCACCGGAGGCGCCAGTTCGAGCCCCTGCTGCCCGGGGTGCTCCACGTCCAGGCGCCCTACTTCTACCGCAGCGGCGCGAAGACCGAGGAGGAGCTGGCCGAGCGCTGCGCCGAGGAGCTCGACGCCGTCATCCGCTACCAGGGGCCCGAGACGGTGGCGGCCTTCATCGCCGAGCCCGTCATCGGCGGGGGCGGCGTCATCCCGCCCCCCGGGGACTACCTCAAGCTCATGCGCGAGGTGTGCAGCCTCCACGGCGTCCTCATGATCTGCGACGAGGTGATCACGGGCTTCGGCCGCACCGGCCAGATGTTCGCCTCCGACCTCTACGGTGTAAAACCCGACATCATGACGCTGGCCAAGGGGCTGAGCAGCGCCTATCTGCCCATCGGGGCCACCGCCGTGACGGAGGAGATATTCCAGGCGCTCAACGCCGAGGGGGAGTCGGGCTTCCTCCAGATCAACACCTACGGCGGCCACCCGGCCTCGTGCGCCGCGGCCCTCAAGAACCTCGAGATCCTCATCGGCGAGGACCTCCCCGCCAACGCCCGCAAGGTCGGGGCGCGCCTCGGCGCGGCGCTGAACCGGTTGGGCGACCTCCCCTCGGTGGGGGACGTGCGCGGGGTGGGGCTCATCTGGGGGGTGGAGCTCGTCGAGGAGGACGGCGCCCCGCTCAACAACGACGCGGTGGGCCGCATCCTCCGCTACGCGCGGGAGGACGGCGTCATCCTCAGCAAGAACGCGGGCGTCGCCAACGGCCCCTCCAACACCCTCACCATCAGCCCCCCGCTCGTGATCACCGAGCGCGAGGCGGACCGCGTGGCCGAGGTCCTGGAGGGCGCCCTGCGGCGCCACCTCGCCGAGACCTGA
- a CDS encoding carboxymuconolactone decarboxylase family protein — protein sequence MGLTEEMIDEGIENYRESEKFTEAEKLALRYSELMATDPGAIDQEFYEALREHYTEEEIVELGVFIGFNVGYHTFFGTLDFYPMFSPDGRLVSQEESRRIYGEKPVSHLRGPLARAQAMGQGAGGRPAGKA from the coding sequence ATGGGCCTGACGGAAGAGATGATCGACGAGGGCATCGAGAACTACCGCGAGAGCGAGAAGTTCACCGAGGCGGAGAAGCTGGCCCTGCGCTACAGCGAGCTCATGGCCACCGACCCCGGCGCCATCGACCAGGAGTTCTACGAGGCGCTGCGCGAGCACTACACCGAGGAAGAGATCGTCGAGCTCGGCGTCTTCATCGGCTTCAACGTGGGCTACCACACCTTCTTCGGCACCCTCGACTTCTACCCCATGTTCTCCCCTGACGGACGCCTGGTGAGCCAGGAGGAGAGCCGCCGCATCTACGGCGAGAAGCCCGTCTCCCACCTGCGCGGGCCGCTCGCGCGCGCCCAGGCCATGGGCCAGGGCGCCGGCGGGCGGCCGGCCGGCAAGGCATAG
- a CDS encoding ABC transporter substrate-binding protein, which produces MNRFLRPILIACAALLAAAHGAEAAPFRIGAHRSVHGSWEVVAHKMGYFKEAGLDYTMQYFKQGKLIAQALLTDSLDVGTVGVAAFVTSVGKGAKLTAIAVTANICGTEWIVVPKDSKARSVKDLKGLTFAVRTGEGTDFAFKSYILPKNGMTEGDLKWLNIATTDRVAAMLAGNAQAAILDDPQAEIARSKGLVRFLGDFCPYDNIRMMHAGNPMRLKSDPASYEKYFRGWLRAHELKKKYPEKYARAYTEALAETGDKGDYPVVLAVVRRLRSEPAITPAVKAYMVDMAEKQKKLGWIKTVPRFDQGQAVDGSIFEKAAGRKN; this is translated from the coding sequence ATGAACCGGTTCCTGCGACCCATCCTGATCGCCTGCGCCGCGCTCCTCGCCGCCGCCCACGGGGCGGAGGCGGCCCCCTTCCGCATCGGCGCCCACCGCTCCGTCCACGGCTCCTGGGAGGTGGTGGCCCACAAGATGGGCTACTTCAAGGAGGCGGGCCTCGACTACACGATGCAGTACTTCAAGCAGGGCAAGCTCATCGCCCAGGCCCTCCTCACCGACAGCCTCGACGTGGGGACGGTGGGCGTGGCCGCCTTCGTGACCTCGGTGGGAAAGGGCGCCAAGCTGACCGCCATCGCGGTGACGGCCAACATCTGCGGCACCGAGTGGATCGTCGTCCCCAAGGACTCCAAGGCACGGAGCGTGAAGGACCTGAAGGGCCTCACCTTCGCCGTCCGCACGGGCGAGGGGACGGACTTCGCCTTCAAGTCCTACATCCTGCCCAAGAACGGGATGACGGAGGGCGACCTCAAGTGGCTCAACATCGCGACGACCGACCGCGTCGCCGCCATGCTCGCGGGCAACGCCCAGGCGGCCATCCTGGACGACCCCCAGGCCGAGATCGCGCGCAGCAAGGGCCTCGTGCGCTTCCTCGGGGACTTCTGCCCCTACGACAACATTCGCATGATGCACGCCGGGAACCCGATGCGGCTCAAGAGCGACCCGGCCTCCTACGAGAAGTACTTCCGCGGCTGGCTGCGGGCGCACGAGCTCAAGAAGAAATATCCGGAGAAATACGCCCGCGCCTACACCGAGGCCCTCGCCGAGACGGGGGACAAGGGGGACTACCCCGTCGTTCTCGCCGTGGTCAGGCGGCTGCGCTCCGAGCCCGCCATCACTCCGGCGGTCAAGGCCTACATGGTGGACATGGCCGAGAAGCAGAAGAAGCTCGGCTGGATCAAGACCGTGCCCCGGTTCGACCAGGGCCAGGCCGTGGACGGCTCGATCTTCGAGAAGGCGGCGGGAAGGAAGAACTAG
- a CDS encoding amino acid ABC transporter permease yields the protein MFDFGVVLNNLEFLLVQGLLGLGAFGGGTLALAVPAIVLGFLLGIFVGLARLARSPLVRLPAAAYVEFFRGVPLVMVIFWIWFIMPQLLGMAIPEYEVALTAFVIFEAAYFGEIVRAGIQSVPRGQVEAAASVGLTGAQTMRWVVLPQALRNMVPSLVTQMIVLFKDTSLASIIGYVDLTKAAQIVNNREIRPLELYLFIAVVYWIFAYSLSRLARRYEHRIQAA from the coding sequence GTGTTCGACTTTGGCGTCGTCCTCAATAACCTGGAATTCCTCCTCGTCCAGGGCCTCCTGGGCCTGGGCGCCTTCGGGGGAGGGACGCTGGCCCTGGCCGTCCCGGCCATCGTCCTGGGCTTCCTCCTCGGCATCTTCGTCGGGCTGGCGCGCCTCGCGCGCTCGCCCCTCGTCCGCCTGCCGGCGGCGGCCTACGTCGAGTTCTTCCGGGGCGTGCCCCTGGTGATGGTCATCTTCTGGATCTGGTTCATCATGCCCCAGCTCCTGGGCATGGCCATCCCGGAATACGAGGTGGCGCTCACCGCCTTCGTGATCTTCGAGGCCGCCTACTTCGGCGAGATCGTGCGGGCCGGCATCCAGTCGGTGCCGCGGGGGCAGGTGGAGGCGGCGGCCTCGGTGGGGCTCACCGGAGCCCAGACCATGCGCTGGGTGGTGCTCCCCCAGGCCCTGCGCAACATGGTGCCCTCCCTGGTGACCCAGATGATCGTGCTCTTCAAGGATACCTCCCTCGCCTCCATCATCGGCTACGTGGACTTGACCAAGGCCGCCCAGATCGTGAACAACCGCGAGATCCGGCCCCTGGAGCTCTACCTCTTCATCGCGGTGGTCTATTGGATCTTCGCCTATTCCCTCTCCCGCCTGGCGCGGCGCTACGAGCACCGCATCCAGGCGGCTTGA
- a CDS encoding IclR family transcriptional regulator — protein MLAANRSEGLRRGLRILGLFTSAQPEWGIRGIARRLELSPNQAYRAVKTLAEGGYLQKNRATEKYTLGLRAYELGMEAARRFGFPEARPHMQRLAAEILATITIRIEDGDDMVVIERVESPGRLRVHSIHGNRRPWSFNGAGAKLLASFRPDAELRLFIRKYGLTPFTDASITDEREVLEEAARIRRAGYAVNHGEDAPEIFGVAAPILRREGGSALVLVAAMPFGGLSPSRREEIVPMVVRTAQEIASLLGNGFQPAHGLA, from the coding sequence ATGCTGGCCGCGAACCGCTCGGAGGGCCTCCGCCGGGGCCTCCGGATCCTCGGCCTCTTCACGAGCGCGCAGCCCGAATGGGGCATCCGCGGCATCGCGCGCCGCCTCGAACTGAGCCCGAACCAGGCCTACCGGGCCGTCAAGACCCTCGCCGAGGGAGGCTATCTCCAGAAGAACCGGGCGACCGAGAAGTACACCCTCGGCCTCCGCGCCTATGAGCTGGGGATGGAAGCCGCCCGCCGGTTCGGCTTCCCCGAGGCCCGCCCCCACATGCAGCGGCTGGCGGCGGAGATCCTGGCCACCATCACCATCCGCATCGAGGATGGCGACGACATGGTGGTGATCGAGCGGGTGGAGAGCCCCGGCCGCCTGCGCGTCCACTCGATCCACGGCAACCGCCGCCCCTGGAGCTTCAACGGGGCGGGGGCCAAGCTCCTCGCCTCCTTCCGGCCGGACGCCGAGCTGAGGCTGTTCATCCGGAAATACGGCCTGACTCCCTTTACCGACGCCTCCATCACGGACGAACGCGAGGTACTGGAGGAGGCGGCCCGCATCCGCCGCGCGGGCTACGCCGTGAACCACGGGGAGGATGCCCCGGAGATTTTCGGCGTCGCCGCCCCCATCCTCAGGCGGGAGGGCGGATCCGCGCTGGTCCTCGTCGCGGCCATGCCCTTCGGCGGCCTGTCCCCGAGCCGCCGGGAGGAGATCGTGCCCATGGTGGTCCGGACGGCGCAGGAGATCGCGAGCCTGCTGGGGAACGGCTTCCAGCCCGCGCACGGGCTCGCGTAG
- a CDS encoding VOC family protein: MPLRYEHAHIVHRDHDAAVKFYQEVLGAGIKDSVLRYGAPQTKLLLGGTMFIVRGVRPGEAPPFPPAGLPRMGVDHLGFYVDKGEYDPMLRELRAKGVPILEEGDLPHLRYCYFGGPDGVVLEIMEMK; this comes from the coding sequence ATGCCCCTCCGCTACGAGCACGCCCACATCGTCCACCGCGACCACGACGCCGCGGTGAAGTTCTACCAGGAGGTCCTGGGGGCCGGGATCAAGGACTCCGTGCTGCGCTACGGGGCGCCCCAGACCAAGCTCCTCCTCGGGGGGACCATGTTCATCGTGCGCGGGGTGCGGCCCGGCGAGGCGCCCCCCTTCCCCCCCGCCGGGCTCCCCCGGATGGGGGTGGACCACCTGGGCTTCTACGTGGACAAGGGGGAGTACGACCCCATGCTCCGGGAACTGCGGGCGAAGGGCGTCCCCATCCTGGAAGAGGGCGACCTCCCCCACCTGCGCTACTGCTACTTCGGGGGCCCGGACGGGGTGGTGCTCGAGATCATGGAGATGAAGTAG
- a CDS encoding amino acid ABC transporter permease, which translates to MRYEFHWSVLWSGQTGGWLLQGLLVTLAISGLAWVLAVALGVVSGALRTGPWRPLRAGAAAYVEFFRNVPLLVWMFFWYFGVPPLLPAVIRDWLFDHGAEFWAGMLALGVYHGARMSEVIRSGIQSIPRTQFEAAYAMGLTPGQVYRLVIVPIALRLIVPPATNESLNLLKNSSVALTISVAELTFQTRQIETYTARAIEALTAGTVIYLALCLGIAWIMGRVERRFAIPGLIARGGA; encoded by the coding sequence TTGCGCTATGAGTTCCACTGGAGCGTGCTCTGGAGCGGCCAGACCGGGGGCTGGCTGCTCCAGGGCCTCCTCGTCACCCTCGCCATCTCCGGCTTGGCGTGGGTCCTGGCGGTGGCGTTGGGGGTGGTGTCCGGGGCGCTGCGGACGGGGCCCTGGCGGCCCTTGCGGGCCGGCGCGGCGGCCTACGTCGAGTTCTTCCGGAACGTGCCCCTGCTGGTCTGGATGTTCTTCTGGTACTTCGGGGTCCCCCCGCTCCTGCCGGCGGTGATCCGCGACTGGCTCTTCGACCACGGGGCCGAGTTCTGGGCGGGGATGCTGGCCCTGGGCGTCTACCACGGGGCGCGGATGTCCGAGGTCATCCGCTCGGGCATCCAGTCCATCCCCCGCACCCAGTTCGAGGCGGCCTACGCCATGGGGCTCACCCCGGGCCAGGTCTACCGGCTCGTCATCGTGCCCATCGCGCTGCGGCTCATCGTTCCCCCGGCCACGAACGAGTCCCTCAACCTCCTGAAGAACTCCTCCGTCGCCCTCACCATCAGCGTAGCCGAGCTCACCTTCCAGACCCGCCAGATCGAAACCTACACCGCCCGGGCCATCGAGGCGCTGACGGCGGGCACGGTCATCTACCTGGCGCTCTGCCTCGGGATCGCCTGGATCATGGGGCGCGTCGAGCGCCGCTTCGCCATCCCGGGCCTCATCGCGCGCGGGGGGGCCTGA
- a CDS encoding alpha/beta fold hydrolase, translating to MALAVCNGIQISYDDTDPNTSKTPAIFLHGHGLNRSMWDVQKQALRGSMRVVTVDLRGHGRSEKPKTGYSRDEEVKDLEGLLGVLRARRVHLVGLSRGAGIALAFAAAHPERTASVAALGAGTDLARLMPEFADQRLQTMATLRAEGLRAAKEYWMSLPIFAPLRENAEALAKVEQMMLTYTGAHWLDPQPPKDGSLLALAPKIGARTLIAVGERDLQGFRASAEEIAAKVPGAERMTVPGAGHLVSLETPEAMTQVLTAFLGRG from the coding sequence TTGGCGCTGGCAGTGTGCAACGGAATCCAGATCTCGTACGACGACACCGACCCCAATACGTCCAAGACCCCCGCCATCTTTCTCCACGGCCACGGCCTCAACCGCTCGATGTGGGACGTGCAGAAGCAGGCCCTGCGGGGCTCGATGCGGGTGGTGACGGTGGACCTGAGGGGCCACGGGCGCTCGGAGAAGCCCAAGACGGGATACTCGCGCGACGAGGAGGTGAAGGACCTGGAGGGGCTCCTCGGGGTGCTCCGGGCCCGGCGGGTGCACCTGGTGGGGCTGAGCCGGGGGGCCGGCATCGCCCTGGCCTTCGCCGCCGCCCACCCGGAGCGGACGGCCTCGGTGGCGGCCCTCGGGGCGGGGACGGACCTTGCCCGCCTCATGCCCGAGTTCGCGGATCAGCGGCTCCAGACCATGGCCACCCTGCGGGCGGAGGGCCTGCGGGCGGCGAAGGAGTACTGGATGTCGCTCCCCATCTTCGCCCCCCTGCGGGAGAACGCCGAGGCGCTGGCCAAGGTGGAGCAGATGATGCTCACCTACACGGGGGCCCACTGGCTGGACCCCCAGCCGCCCAAGGACGGCTCCCTCCTCGCCTTGGCGCCCAAGATCGGCGCCCGGACGCTCATCGCGGTGGGGGAGCGGGACTTGCAGGGCTTCCGGGCCTCGGCGGAGGAGATTGCGGCCAAGGTCCCGGGGGCGGAGAGGATGACGGTGCCGGGCGCGGGCCATCTGGTGAGCCTGGAAACCCCTGAAGCCATGACCCAGGTGCTGACGGCCTTCCTCGGCAGGGGCTAG